One Spinacia oleracea cultivar Varoflay chromosome 4, BTI_SOV_V1, whole genome shotgun sequence DNA segment encodes these proteins:
- the LOC130472065 gene encoding uncharacterized protein, with protein MPTFKYNETTDPENHSTAFEQHTMLYSDSDAMWCKVFQTTLSGVAADWYKKLPAGSIFSFRQIQEDFVRRFISKVERKKTSGELMSISQRPKEPLREYLTRFNNESITIPDLQQEIAVLALLRGMLECEFKRYLGRKSFTSLGEALRKANEYIRSDELMMISHPTIGGQAVQSSRKDHVPTQQQNFRKESGRKEGYQQRGGYQARQSVGAYQVYTPLNTARATIYVVNKSAAWRKSLPLDTPGNNKNFCAFHNDHGHYTEHCKELKDNIEELVRKGYLSQIEQAPPLRQETRSLPETSKEGADRGKRPTIWVISGGPVHGGTISGAVKSLEEHRHLVSYHSTRKWPEPPPLPVITFTSEDYRGIIYPHDDPLVLELEIASFPVKRCMIDGRSSANIIFWEAFTQLSIDHGELSRVNYPVIVFSGASVYPEGSIRLPVQVPDAYNVIIGRPFIHDAQAMVSTYHLTMIYLSNLERTERVHGSQETARSCYLTAIKALGRMVSETNLAREANIPAKRQRGDLSMENFDERPAGIPRPAADADIEIEGVSRRSSGKNSSDRC; from the exons ATGCCGACATTCAAGTATAATGAAACCACAGACCCTGAAAATCACTCCACTGCTTTCGAACAGCATACGATGTTGTATTCTGACTCAGACGCCATGTGGTGCAAAGTTTTCCAAACCACCTTATCAGGGGTAGCAGCTGATTGGTATAAGAAGTTGCCGGCAGGATCAATATTTAGCTTCCGACAAATACAGGAGGATTTCGTAAGGCGGTTCATTAGCAAGGTTGAACGAAAGAAAACATCCGGAGAGTTGATGTCAATCTCGCAAAGGCCGAAGGAGCCACTGAGAGAGTACCTGACTAGGTTCAACAATGAATCCATTACCATACCTGACTTACAGCAGGAAATAGCAGTTTTAGCTCTGCTAAGGGGAATGTTGGAGTGCGAGTTCAAGAGGTACTTGGGAAGAAAATCGTTCACTTCACTGGGGGAGGCTTTGAGGAAAGCTAATGAATACATCAGaagtgatgaattgatgatgatatCACATCCCACGATAGGAGGTCAGGCAGTACAATCATCCAGAAAAGATCATGTTCCCACACAACAACAAAATTTCCGAAAAGAAAGCGGTAGAAAAGAGGGTTATCAGCAGAGAGGAGGCTATCAGGCCAGACAGTCGGTAGGAGCATATCAGGTGTATACTCCGCTCAACACCGCTAGAGCAACTATATATGTTGTAAACAAATCAGCAGCATGGAGAAAGTCGTTACCACTGGATACTCCAGGTAACAATAAGAATTTTTGTGCTTTCCATAACGATCACGGTCATTACACAGAGCACTGCAAAGAGTTGAAAGATAACATCGAAGAGTTGGTGAGGAAGGGATACCTATCCCA GATCGAACAAGCACCACCACTCCGACAAGAAACCCGATCGCTACCAGAAACGAGTAAAGAAGGGGCTGACAGAGGAAAAAGACCCACTATTTGGGTGATCTCGGGAGGGCCCGTACATGGAGGTACGATCAGTGGGGCAGTAAAAAGTTTAGAGGAGCATCGACACCTGGTGAGTTACCATAGTACAAGAAAATGGCCGGAACCACCCCCCTTACCGGTCATTACTTTCACTTCGGAGGATTATCGCGGCATCATATACCCCCATGATGACCCGTTGGTACTGGAGCTAGAAATAGCAAGCTTTCCAGTCAAGAGATGCATGATTGATGGGCGCAGTTCTGCAAATATCATATTCTGGGAGGCTTTCACCCAGTTGAGCATTGACCATGGAGAGTTGTCCAGGGTGAACTACCCCGTTATTGTATTTTCTGGAGCTAGCGTCTACCCCGAAGGCAGTATCCGTCTGCCAGTGCAG GTACCGgatgcatacaatgtgataATTGGTCGACCGTTTATCCACGACGCGCAGGCAATGGTGTCTACATATCACTTGACTATGATATACCTCTCGAACCTGGAAAGAACTGAAAGAGTACATGGCAGCCAAGAAACTGCCAGATCATGCTATCTGACAGCTATAAAAGCACTCGGAAGGATGGTGTCGGAAACCAACCTAGCTCGAGAAGCGAACATACCGGCTAAGAGACAAAGAGGAGATCTCAGTATGGAAAATTTTGATGAAAGGCCTGCCGGCATCCCAAGGCCGGCGGCAGATGCTGACATCGAAATAGAAGGAGTTAGTAGAAGGAGTTCCGGAAAGAACAGTTCGGATAGGTGCTGA
- the LOC110788453 gene encoding uncharacterized protein, producing the protein MARKTGAKNQGSKHGNGTSKQRGPSSDSQALRTRSMDELLTVEALDFGIENEVFTPKSGLHHLQTPPVEVDFDDIQEEVDYWSSAVVCYVVGQNPPINVMEGFIRRVWRNLNIDKVVSKPLVVKAWDVYLDMEKEDVKSIPIWCRKGKSKWVWVRKTAPVIERSVVVVNEPVVDPDGFQRALRPIRVRSTPVQPTQINNGFQVLETDVRMRWKTLWVVLMGLNLSHKQEEVKRFIQKYEVGLVGLLEHKVKLPNLGKLCQKVFQNWCFTSNASYHNGGRIVVAWKSGSFNVNITAASSQFIHCHITQEKIGMPVRQADIVDISNCMHVCSIEDIKSAWQSDYPNAEVCFLLEGKFAHSPGLLTVYPRSDGGRKPFKYFTMWKSSPLFLDTIQMAWNFHCSGSKMFVLATKLKRVKSSLKELNRVGFTDIQEADLKAYHGMVSAQEAMHHSPHDKELTDLELQAIQEYKITHKAYLDFLKQKVKVEWIKVGDENTSFFHQSIKSRRLQNQVYNIFDKDGVWRDKPDEVSDAFLTHYKELLGSVQDNRTQVIKQIVQAGLIFQNHQKTILNAPYTADEVKSALFSIPGVKTPGPDGFGS; encoded by the exons ATGGCAAGGAAGACTGGCGCGAAAAATCAGGGAAGCAAGCATGGCAATGGCACGTCGAAACAACGTGGACCTTCTTCAGATTCTCAAGCTCTGCGAACTCGTTCCATGGATGAACTTCTTACGGTCGAAGCGCTGGATTTTGGTATTGAGAATGAGGTTTTCACTCCGAAATCGGGACTCCATCATCTTCAG ACTCCTCCTGTAGAAGTTGATTTTGATGATATACAGGAGGAGGTGGATTACTGGAGTTCAGCAGTTGTGTGTTATGTTGTTGGACAAAATCCTCCTATTAATGTAATGGAGGGATTTATTAGGAGGGTTTGGAGGAATCTAAACATTGATAAGGTGGTAAG CAAACCTCTGGTAGTGAAGGCTTGGGATGTTTACCTAGATATGGAGAAGGAAGATGTGAAATCCATCCCCATTTGG TGTAGGAAAGGCAAATCTAAGTGGGTTTGGGTTAGGAAGACTGCACCAGTGATAGAAAGGAGTGTAGTGGTGGTGAATGAACCAGTTGTGGATCCAGATGGATTCCAAAGAGCTCTTAGACCAATAAGAGTTAGGAGTACTCCTGTGCAGCCAACTCAAATCAATAATGGTTTTCAGGTTTTGGAGACTGATGTGAGAATGAGGTGGAAAACATTGTGGGTGGTTCTGAT GGGGCTTAACCTATCTCATAAGCAAGAAGAGGTCAAAAGATTCATCCAAAAGTATGAGGTGGGTTTGGTAGGTCTCCTGGAGCATAAGGTAAAATTGCCTAATCTAGGCAAGCTTTGCCAAAAGGTTTTTCAGAATTGGTGTTTCACTAGTAATGCTAGTTATCATAATGGAGGTAGAATTGTGGTTGCATGGAAGTCTGGAAGCTTTAATGTTAATATTACAGCTGCTTCTAGTCAGTTTATTCACTGTCATATTACTCAA GAGAAAATAGGTATGCCTGTTAGACAAGCTGATATTGTGGATATCAGTAACTGTATGCATGTGTGTAGCATTGAGGATATAAAGAGT GCTTGGCAAAGTGATTATCCAAATGCTGAAGTTTGCTTTCTACTTGAAGGGAAGTTTGCCCACTCTCCTGGTCTTCTCACTGTCTACCCTAGAAGTGATGGAGGAAGGAAACCATTTAAATATTTCACAATGTGGAAATCTTCTCCACTTTTTCTTGATACTATTCAAATGGCATGGAACTTCCACTGTTCTGGTAGTAAAATGTTTGTTTTGGCCACTAAATTGAAGAGAGTCAAGTCTTCTCTTAAGGAGTTGAACAGAGTTGGGTTCACTGATATCCAAGAAGCTGATTTGAAGGCCTACCATGGTATGGTTTCAGCTCAGGAGGCCATGCATCATAGTCCTCATGATAAAGAGTTAACAGATTTGGAATTACAAGCAATTCAAGAATATAAAATCACTCATAAAGCTTATTTGGACTTTCTGAAACAGAAAGTCAAAGTGGAGTGGATTAAGGTTGGAGATGAGAACACATCTTTTTTCCATCAAAGTATCAAAAGTAGGAGGTTGCAGAACCAAGTGTACAATATCTTTGATAAGGATGGTGTATGGAGAGACAAACCTGATGAGGTGTCAGATGCTTTCTTAACACACTATAAAGAGTTACTAGGAAGTGTTCAAGATAATAGAACACAGGTTATCAAGCAGATAGTTCAGGCAGGTCTTATTTTCCAGAATCATCAAAAAACTATCCTAAATGCTCCTTACACTGCTGATGAGGTCAAGTCTGCTTTGTTTTCTATTCCAGGAGTCAAAACTCCAGGTCCTGATGGATTTGGTTCCTAG